From the Pseudomonas baltica genome, one window contains:
- the rpsP gene encoding 30S ribosomal protein S16, whose product MLTIRLARGGSKKRPFYQLTVTDSRNPRDGSHKEQVGFFNPVARGQEIRLSVNQERVNHWLSVGAQPSERVAQLLKEAAKAAA is encoded by the coding sequence ATGCTAACCATTCGTCTGGCTCGTGGCGGCTCCAAAAAGCGCCCATTCTACCAACTGACCGTAACCGACTCGCGTAACCCACGTGACGGTTCGCACAAAGAACAGGTTGGTTTCTTCAACCCTGTTGCTCGTGGTCAGGAAATCCGTCTGTCCGTGAACCAAGAGCGCGTCAACCACTGGTTGAGCGTTGGTGCACAACCTTCTGAGCGCGTTGCTCAGTTGTTGAAGGAAGCTGCCAAGGCTGCGGCCTGA
- the rimM gene encoding ribosome maturation factor RimM (Essential for efficient processing of 16S rRNA) gives MNATPDSADDLIVVGKIFSVHGVRGEVKVFSFTDPIENLLDYKTWTLKRDGVVVKQVELVSGRSTQKDLVAKLKGLDDRDEARLLSGYEICISRSLLPDLTEDEYYWYQLQGLKVIDLQEQLLGTIDHLLETGANDVMVVKPCAGSLDDRERLLPYTAQCVLKVDLAAGEMRVDWDADF, from the coding sequence ATGAACGCGACGCCAGATTCCGCTGATGACTTGATCGTTGTCGGCAAGATTTTCTCGGTTCACGGCGTTCGCGGCGAGGTGAAGGTCTTTTCCTTTACCGATCCGATAGAAAACCTGCTCGATTACAAGACCTGGACGCTCAAGCGTGACGGCGTTGTGGTCAAACAGGTAGAGCTGGTCAGCGGCCGTTCCACTCAAAAGGATCTGGTTGCCAAGCTCAAAGGCCTCGACGATCGTGACGAAGCACGCCTTCTGTCCGGTTACGAGATTTGCATCTCGCGGAGCCTTTTGCCCGACCTGACCGAAGACGAGTACTACTGGTACCAGCTTCAAGGTCTGAAAGTCATCGATTTGCAGGAGCAACTGCTCGGCACCATCGATCACCTGTTGGAGACCGGCGCTAACGATGTAATGGTGGTGAAGCCCTGCGCGGGCAGCCTGGATGATCGTGAACGCCTGTTGCCCTATACGGCGCAATGCGTGTTGAAGGTCGATCTGGCCGCTGGCGAGATGAGGGTTGATTGGGATGCGGACTTCTAA
- the ffh gene encoding signal recognition particle protein: MFENLTDRLSQTLRHVTGKAKLNEDNIKDTLREVRMALLEADVALPVVKDFVNAVKERAVGTEVSRSLTPGQAFVKIVQAELESLMGAANEDLVLNVTPPAVILMAGLQGAGKTTTAGKLARFLKERKKKTVMLVSADIYRPAAIKQLETLAGEVGVTFFPSDLSQKPVDIANAAIREAKLKFIDVVILDTAGRLHIDAEMMAEIQALHAAVKPAETLFVVDAMTGQDAANTAKAFGDALPLTGVVLTKVDGDARGGAALSVRAITGKPIKFIGMGEKSEALEPFHPDRIASRILGMGDVLSLIEQAEQNLDKDKADKLAKKLKKGKGFDLEDFRDQLVQMKGMGGLGGLMDKLPNMGGVNLAQMGNAQSAAEKQFKQMEAIINSMTPAERRDPDLISGSRKRRIAMGSGTQVQDIGRLIKQHKQMQKMMKKFSTKGGMAKMMRGMGSMMPGGGGGMPRM, from the coding sequence ATGTTTGAAAATCTAACCGACCGGCTCTCACAGACGCTTCGCCATGTCACCGGCAAGGCCAAGCTGAATGAGGACAACATCAAGGACACGCTGCGTGAAGTGCGCATGGCGCTGCTCGAGGCCGACGTCGCCTTGCCGGTGGTCAAGGACTTCGTCAACGCCGTCAAGGAGCGTGCCGTCGGCACCGAGGTGTCGCGCAGCCTGACCCCAGGGCAGGCGTTCGTGAAGATCGTCCAGGCCGAGCTCGAAAGCCTGATGGGCGCCGCCAACGAAGACCTGGTGCTGAACGTCACGCCACCGGCGGTCATTCTTATGGCTGGTCTGCAGGGTGCGGGTAAAACCACCACCGCCGGCAAGCTGGCGCGCTTCCTCAAGGAGCGCAAGAAAAAGACCGTGATGCTGGTATCGGCCGACATCTACCGTCCGGCGGCCATCAAGCAGCTCGAAACCCTGGCCGGCGAAGTCGGTGTGACCTTCTTTCCGTCCGACCTGAGCCAGAAGCCCGTCGACATCGCCAACGCGGCGATTCGTGAAGCCAAGCTCAAGTTCATCGACGTGGTCATCCTCGACACCGCCGGTCGCCTGCACATCGACGCCGAGATGATGGCCGAGATCCAGGCCCTGCACGCCGCGGTCAAGCCGGCCGAGACGCTGTTCGTGGTCGACGCCATGACCGGCCAGGACGCCGCCAATACCGCCAAGGCCTTTGGTGATGCCCTGCCGCTGACCGGCGTGGTGCTGACCAAGGTCGACGGTGACGCGCGTGGTGGTGCCGCGCTGTCGGTGCGAGCCATCACTGGCAAGCCGATCAAGTTCATCGGTATGGGCGAGAAGAGCGAAGCGCTCGAGCCGTTCCACCCTGATCGTATCGCCTCGCGCATCCTGGGTATGGGGGACGTGCTCAGCCTGATCGAACAGGCCGAGCAGAATCTCGACAAGGACAAGGCCGACAAGCTCGCCAAGAAACTCAAGAAGGGCAAGGGCTTCGACCTCGAAGACTTCCGCGATCAGCTCGTGCAGATGAAGGGCATGGGCGGCCTCGGTGGCCTGATGGACAAGCTGCCGAACATGGGTGGCGTCAACCTGGCGCAGATGGGCAACGCCCAGAGCGCTGCGGAAAAACAGTTCAAGCAGATGGAAGCCATCATCAACTCCATGACCCCGGCCGAGCGCCGCGACCCTGATCTGATCAGCGGTTCGCGCAAGCGTCGGATCGCCATGGGCTCCGGCACTCAGGTGCAGGACATCGGTCGCTTGATCAAGCAGCACAAGCAGATGCAGAAGATGATGAAGAAGTTTTCCACCAAAGGCGGCATGGCCAAGATGATGCGCGGTATGGGCAGCATGATGCCTGGCGGCGGCGGTGGCATGCCGAGGATGTAA
- the trmD gene encoding tRNA (guanosine(37)-N1)-methyltransferase TrmD — protein sequence MASLRVEVITLFPEMFSAISEYGITSRAVKQGLMQLTCWNPRDYTTDRHHTVDDRPFGGGPGMVMKIKPLEDALAQAKSAAGEAAKVIYLSPQGRPLSQGAVQELATSESLILIAGRYEGVDERFIQAHVDEEWSIGDYVLSGGELPAMVLIDAVTRLLPGALGHADSAQEDSFTDGLLDCPHYTRPEVYADQRVPDVLLSGNHAHIRRWRLQQSLGRTYERRADLLERRSLSGEENKLLTEYLRERDDS from the coding sequence ATGGCCAGCCTTCGCGTAGAAGTGATCACCTTGTTCCCCGAGATGTTCTCGGCCATCAGTGAATACGGCATTACCAGCCGCGCGGTAAAGCAGGGGTTGATGCAATTGACCTGCTGGAATCCGCGGGACTACACCACGGATCGCCACCATACGGTGGATGACCGGCCCTTTGGGGGCGGCCCCGGGATGGTAATGAAGATCAAGCCTCTGGAAGACGCTCTGGCCCAGGCCAAAAGCGCAGCAGGGGAAGCGGCGAAGGTGATCTACCTGTCGCCACAAGGCCGGCCGTTGTCACAAGGCGCGGTGCAGGAACTGGCGACATCGGAGTCATTGATTCTGATCGCCGGGCGGTATGAAGGCGTTGACGAGCGGTTCATTCAAGCTCATGTCGACGAAGAGTGGTCGATTGGAGATTACGTGCTGTCTGGCGGCGAGCTGCCAGCCATGGTCTTGATCGATGCGGTTACACGACTGCTGCCCGGAGCTTTGGGGCATGCGGACTCGGCGCAGGAAGATTCCTTCACCGATGGTCTGCTGGATTGCCCGCACTACACCCGACCGGAGGTGTATGCGGATCAGCGTGTTCCCGACGTATTGCTAAGTGGCAATCACGCACATATCCGGCGCTGGCGTTTGCAGCAGTCCCTTGGGCGGACCTACGAACGACGTGCCGATCTTCTGGAAAGACGCTCGCTTTCTGGAGAAGAGAACAAGCTGCTCACGGAATACCTTCGTGAGCGGGACGATAGTTAA
- a CDS encoding transporter associated domain-containing protein has product MDTLPLAPLFCLLVLTLLWAALFTAVEASQHQLNQRAKGKRKAPDAPTLHAPLDSLVLCVTVSKIATITLATTLGMYLWGDRGAWLAAVIIAAVLLIVAEFLPRQLARRNPEAFIILGNTLLRLPLKVLYPIAWLLAGFARLLAKPFKVKRRTGGLDQDTPSPRAVLDELSSEARANKPHLLNTLHALDKITVNDILVPRNDVDGINLDDSLEEITDQLIASRHTRLPVFHSDINLVERVLNTRQISHLLPRRELTMEALLGACYEAYFVPESTPLQMQLLNFHKQQRRLGVVVDEYGEVLGLVTLEDILEEIVGEFEDEHAEDNPHIHPQADGRFVIDGAASLRDLNRSLGWHLPSDGPKTLNGLITEALENIPESSVCLKLGRYRLEILETEDNRVSRVLVWHTSSLPPAL; this is encoded by the coding sequence ATGGACACTTTGCCTCTGGCACCCCTCTTCTGCCTGCTGGTGCTGACCTTGCTCTGGGCGGCGCTGTTCACTGCGGTGGAAGCCTCCCAGCACCAGCTCAATCAACGCGCCAAGGGCAAACGCAAGGCCCCGGACGCACCGACCTTGCACGCGCCGCTCGACAGCCTGGTGCTGTGCGTCACGGTCAGCAAGATCGCCACCATCACCCTCGCCACCACGCTGGGCATGTACCTGTGGGGCGATCGCGGTGCCTGGCTGGCGGCAGTGATCATTGCCGCCGTGCTGCTGATCGTCGCCGAGTTCTTGCCGCGCCAGCTGGCCCGGCGCAATCCCGAGGCGTTCATCATTCTGGGCAACACCTTGCTGCGCCTGCCGCTCAAGGTGCTGTACCCAATCGCCTGGCTGCTGGCGGGCTTCGCGCGACTGTTGGCCAAACCGTTCAAGGTCAAGAGGCGGACCGGCGGCCTAGACCAGGACACGCCATCACCGCGCGCGGTGCTGGACGAGCTGTCCAGCGAGGCGCGGGCCAACAAACCGCACCTGCTCAATACCCTGCATGCGCTGGACAAGATCACCGTCAACGACATTCTGGTGCCACGCAACGATGTCGACGGCATCAACCTCGATGACTCCCTCGAAGAAATCACCGACCAATTGATCGCCAGCCGCCATACCCGCTTGCCGGTCTTCCACAGCGACATCAATCTGGTCGAACGCGTGCTCAACACCCGCCAGATCAGCCATTTGCTGCCGCGCCGCGAACTGACCATGGAGGCGCTGCTGGGCGCCTGCTATGAGGCTTATTTCGTGCCGGAAAGCACGCCCTTGCAGATGCAGCTGCTCAATTTCCACAAGCAACAGCGGCGCCTCGGCGTGGTGGTGGACGAGTACGGCGAAGTGCTGGGCCTGGTGACACTGGAAGACATCCTCGAAGAAATCGTCGGCGAATTCGAAGACGAGCACGCGGAGGACAACCCCCACATTCACCCGCAGGCCGACGGACGCTTCGTCATCGATGGCGCGGCCTCGTTGCGCGACCTCAACCGCAGCCTGGGCTGGCACTTGCCCAGCGACGGCCCCAAGACCCTCAACGGCCTGATCACCGAAGCGCTGGAAAACATTCCGGAGAGCAGCGTGTGCCTGAAGCTGGGACGCTATCGCCTCGAAATCCTCGAAACCGAGGATAACCGCGTGTCCCGCGTACTGGTCTGGCACACCAGCAGCCTGCCGCCGGCGCTGTAG
- the rplS gene encoding 50S ribosomal protein L19, with translation MTNKIILALEAEQMTKEIPTFAPGDTVVVQVKVKEGDRARLQAFEGVVIAKRNRGVNSAFTVRKISNGVGVERTFQTYSPQIDSLAVKRRGDVRKAKLYYLRDLSGKAARIKEKLS, from the coding sequence ATGACCAACAAAATCATCCTTGCACTCGAAGCAGAGCAGATGACCAAAGAGATCCCTACCTTTGCCCCAGGCGACACTGTTGTCGTCCAGGTGAAAGTGAAGGAAGGCGATCGTGCACGTCTGCAGGCGTTCGAAGGCGTTGTTATCGCCAAGCGGAACCGCGGCGTGAACAGTGCTTTCACCGTACGTAAAATCTCCAACGGTGTTGGCGTAGAGCGTACTTTCCAGACCTACAGCCCGCAAATCGACAGCCTGGCCGTGAAACGTCGTGGTGACGTGCGTAAAGCCAAGCTGTACTACCTGCGTGACCTGTCTGGTAAAGCCGCACGTATCAAGGAAAAACTGTCCTGA
- a CDS encoding inner membrane protein YpjD, whose amino-acid sequence MPPLSPSLLPSLAAALLYAAATVYQALRLGQGEKASRRLLFVLGALAVLAHGTALFPQLWTAHGLSLDFLNSASLIAAAVIALTLVACFSLPVHNLLILLFPLGIITVLLTQFVPKGTVPFIDEEPGILAHILLSLLAYGMFTIAVVQALLLLLQNHQLKHKHPKGLIKNFPPLQTMESLLFGFLWAGWVLLSMSLVSGWLFVENLFAQHLVHKTLLACLAWIVFSVLLWGRNRLGWRGHKAIRWTLSGFCLLMLAYFGSKLVREYILHI is encoded by the coding sequence ATGCCCCCCTTGTCACCCAGCCTGTTACCCAGCCTCGCCGCCGCCCTTTTATACGCCGCTGCGACCGTCTATCAAGCATTGCGCCTCGGTCAGGGCGAAAAGGCCAGCAGGCGACTGCTGTTCGTGCTCGGCGCACTGGCGGTGCTCGCTCACGGTACGGCGCTGTTCCCTCAGCTCTGGACGGCACATGGGCTGAGCCTCGACTTCCTCAATTCGGCCAGCCTGATCGCCGCAGCGGTCATTGCCCTGACGCTGGTCGCGTGCTTCAGCCTGCCGGTACACAACCTGCTCATTCTGCTGTTCCCGCTCGGGATCATCACGGTGCTGCTGACGCAATTCGTGCCCAAGGGTACCGTACCGTTCATCGATGAAGAGCCCGGCATCCTCGCGCACATCCTGTTGTCGCTGCTGGCCTACGGCATGTTCACCATCGCCGTGGTACAAGCCTTGCTGCTGCTGCTGCAAAACCATCAGCTCAAGCACAAGCACCCCAAAGGCCTGATCAAGAACTTCCCACCCCTGCAAACCATGGAAAGCCTGTTGTTCGGCTTCCTGTGGGCTGGTTGGGTGCTGCTGTCGATGTCGCTGGTGTCCGGCTGGCTGTTCGTCGAGAACCTGTTCGCTCAGCACCTGGTACACAAGACCCTGCTCGCCTGTCTCGCCTGGATCGTCTTCAGCGTGCTGCTGTGGGGACGCAACCGTCTTGGCTGGCGCGGCCACAAGGCTATTCGCTGGACTCTCTCGGGCTTCTGCCTTTTGATGTTGGCGTACTTCGGCAGCAAGCTGGTACGCGAATACATCCTGCACATCTGA
- a CDS encoding MFS transporter — protein sequence MISQTLYNEASAAPPANSAARVATASFIGTAIEFYDFYVYATAAALVIGPVFFPQTSGTAQMLSAFLTFGIAFLARPLGSALFGHFGDRIGRKSTLVASLLLMGVCTTLIGALPGYDVIGAWAPILLCVLRFGQGLGLGGEWGGAALLATENAPKGKRAWFGMFPQLGPSIGFLLANGLFLTLAVCLSDEQFRSWGWRLPFLLSAVLVMLGLYVRLKLEETPIFAKAVARHERVKMPVVELFSQHWQPMVLGAASMVVCYALFYISTVFSLSYGVSTLGYSREGFLAMLCFAVLFMAAATPLSAWLSDRYGRKPVLIVSGLLAVASGFSMEPLLTQGSTAGVLVFLCVSLFLMGATFAPMGALLPELFPTHVRYTGASAAYNIGGIVGASAAPFFAQKLVAIGGLSYVGGYVSAAAVLSVLAVLCLKETRDEDLSQI from the coding sequence ATGATCAGCCAGACCCTCTATAACGAGGCCAGCGCGGCGCCACCGGCCAACTCTGCCGCGCGCGTCGCCACTGCCAGCTTCATCGGTACGGCCATCGAGTTCTATGACTTTTATGTATACGCCACGGCCGCCGCCCTGGTGATCGGTCCGGTGTTCTTCCCGCAGACCTCCGGCACCGCGCAGATGCTCTCGGCCTTTTTGACCTTTGGTATCGCCTTCCTGGCCAGACCCTTGGGCTCGGCGCTGTTCGGCCACTTTGGCGACCGCATCGGCCGCAAGTCGACATTGGTGGCGTCCTTGCTGCTGATGGGCGTGTGCACCACGCTGATCGGCGCCCTGCCCGGCTACGATGTCATTGGCGCCTGGGCGCCCATCCTGCTGTGCGTGCTGCGCTTCGGCCAAGGCCTGGGGTTGGGCGGCGAATGGGGCGGCGCGGCGCTGCTGGCCACCGAAAACGCCCCCAAGGGCAAACGCGCCTGGTTCGGCATGTTCCCGCAACTGGGGCCGTCGATCGGTTTTCTGTTGGCCAACGGGTTGTTTCTGACACTGGCGGTCTGCCTGAGCGATGAACAATTCCGCAGCTGGGGCTGGCGGCTGCCGTTTCTGCTCAGTGCGGTCTTGGTGATGCTGGGCCTGTATGTGCGCCTGAAACTCGAAGAAACACCGATTTTTGCCAAGGCCGTTGCCCGGCACGAGCGGGTCAAGATGCCGGTGGTCGAGTTGTTCAGCCAGCATTGGCAGCCGATGGTGCTGGGTGCAGCCTCCATGGTGGTGTGCTACGCGCTGTTCTATATCTCGACGGTGTTCTCGCTCAGTTACGGGGTCTCGACTCTGGGTTATAGCCGTGAAGGCTTCCTAGCCATGCTGTGCTTCGCCGTGCTGTTCATGGCGGCCGCGACGCCGCTGTCGGCCTGGCTCAGCGACCGTTACGGGCGTAAACCGGTGCTGATCGTCAGCGGTCTGCTGGCGGTGGCGAGCGGTTTCAGCATGGAACCCCTGCTGACCCAAGGCTCGACGGCGGGCGTGCTGGTGTTTCTGTGTGTATCGCTGTTCCTGATGGGGGCGACCTTTGCCCCCATGGGCGCCCTGCTGCCTGAGCTGTTTCCCACGCATGTGCGCTACACCGGCGCGTCGGCGGCGTACAACATCGGCGGGATCGTCGGGGCGTCGGCCGCACCCTTCTTCGCGCAGAAGCTGGTGGCGATCGGCGGCTTGAGTTATGTCGGCGGGTACGTGTCGGCGGCAGCCGTGCTCAGCGTGCTGGCGGTGCTGTGCCTGAAAGAGACGCGGGATGAGGATTTGAGCCAGATCTAG